The genomic segment GCTTCGTCGAGTCGCTGCACGGGCGCTACTACACCGCGTGCGACGTCGGCACCTACGTCCCCGACATGGACGTGATCGCCCGCGAGACCCGCTACGCCACCGGCCGCAGCGTCGAGCACGGCGGCGCCGGCGACTCCTCGATCCTCACCGCCTGGGGTGTCTTCCAGGGCATGCGGGCCGCCGCCGAACACACCTGGGGCCGCCCCACGCTGGCCGGTCGCACGGTCGGCATCGCCGGGCTCGGCAAGGTCGGCAAATATCTGGCCGGCCACCTGATCGAGGACGGCGCCGCGGTGATCGCCACCGACGTCAACGAAGCCGCCCTGAGCTGGGCCCGCACCACCTACCCGCAGATCGAACTGGTCGCCGACACGCAGGCGCTGATCACCTCCGATCTCGACGTCTACGCCCCCTGCGCCCTGGGCGGCGCGCTGGACGACGACACCGTGCCGGTGCTGCGGGCCAAGGTCGTCACCGGGGGTGCCAACAATCAACTGGCGCACCCCGGCATCGAGAAGACGCTGGCCGAGCGGGGCATCCTCTACACGCCCGACTATCTGGTCAACGCGGGCGGCGTGATCCAGGTGGCCGACGAGATCGAGGGCTTCAACTTCGAGCGGGCCAAGCTGCGGGCCACCGGCATCTTCGACACGACCCGCCGGATCCTGCAGATGGCGGACAGTGAGGGAGTGGCGCCGGCCGTGGCCGCCGACCGGCTCGCCGAGCAGCGCATGACCGAGGTCGGCCGGCTGCGCACGATCTATGTGAGCTGACTGAACCTCGTATGAACGGTCTCCTTCGCCGACCCGAACGGTGGGCCCGGAGGCAGGAAAAGAGAGCGGTTTAGTGCCTGCCGCGCGTTCCGGGACGGAAAACCGCGACGCGCGGCAGTGTCACACGCAACCCGAGGTGCCGAAGACGGCATCGTCCATGTACCGTAAGACCCACGAGAGATGCCTGACGTCATCGGGGCCCGCCTTCGGGCTGCCCCGAATTCTGTGCGAGGGGGTCGAGCCATGGGGCGCGGCCGTGCTAAGGCCAAGCAGACGAAGGTGGCCCGGGAGTTGAAGTATCACTCCCCGAACACCGACCTCACCGCCTTGCAGCGCGAACTGGCGGGAACACGCCAGTCCGACCGTCACTTCGACGACGACAACGATGAGTTCGTCGACGATGACGAGGATGATGCTGACGACGACCAGGATTCCTGGTCGCCGACAAGGCGCTGACCCGCATCGCACAGAGCACGCGGCTCTCCGCGTGCTTGCGTGTGTGTCGGATCAGAAATCCCTACGGTTCAACTGAAGCCCACGCGGGCTAACCCTCGCGTGGGCTTCGAACACTGCGTGGACCTCGAAAATCGTGCACAGCCCGCGATCGCCCCGTCGATGAGCAGGCAGTCGATTTTCGTCGCCGCGGGGTTTGCGGTGCCGGAAATCGGCTGACTGCTCATCGACCTCCCAAGGGCGATCGCCTGCGGAGCGCAGCGGAGCCATCAGCGCGGCCGGTTGTTCCAGTTGTAGAACGTGGGGATGTTCTCGAAGTGGTTCCAGGCGCACACCGCCGAACCCTCCTCCGCTGTGCTCTCCGCACGTGCTCGCCGGGCCAGTTCCGCCTCCTCGATGAGCGCGGCCAGCCCGTCCCGGGTGTCGTGCACCCGCGCCGTCACCGGATCGGTCCCCAGGTCTTCAGACGGCCGAGGGCTCGTGATCTCGGGCATGGTCCAGCACTCCCTCCAGTAGGCGAATCTTGCTGTTCCGGCAGTGGTCGGTCTCGGTGGTGTCGAACCGGCCGTGCTCGAAGTAGCGGTTGGCCGCGTGGGCGCCCCCGCAGAAACCGAAGTACGGGCATGTCGCGCGGCACGACTCCACGCCGCGCAGGAACTCGCCGATCCACGGCGTGACGGCGGCACCGGCCAAAATGTCGGCGAGCGGCCGGTTCAGCACGTTGCCGCTGGTGAAGTCGCCGTAGCGGGGATTGGAGAAGCCGGCCAACTCGGGCGAGAGCAGCACCACCGAGCCGTCGTACGCGACGGTGGGGATAGGGTCGAGTTGCCGCGGCAGCAGCGCGTCGGCCGTGTCGTCGAGCACCGCCGCCACGTAGCGCAGGGTCCACTCGATCTCGCGCAGGTGGATGCGGGGGTCGGCCCGCCAGGCGGTGACCAGTTCGGCCCAGAACGCGCGCACGTCGGCCGCGGCGTGGCTGTTGGCCCGGGTGTTCACGCCTTCCTGCTCCTCGACGTTGATGCCCAGCACGTCGCAGCCCAGGCCGAGGAAGTAGTCGTAGAGCTCAGTGGCGGCGCCGGGTCGCGGGTCGCTCACCACGCACAGCGCGGAGAACGGGATGTCGTGCCGGCGCAGCGCCTCGATGCCGCGCACGATCCGGTCGTACGCCGGTCGGCCGCCCCGGGTCACCCGGTCACCGTTGCGTGCCTCGGGACCGTCGACGCTGACACTGACCCGCATGTCGTGGGCTCGGAAGAACTCGCACCAGGCGTCGTCGATCAGCGTGGCGTTGGTCTGCACGTGATGCTCGACGCCCGGCCCGAACGGCGCCAGAAGGGCCGCCAGATGCTCCCGACCGGCCGCCAGCGGCTCGCCCCCGTGCCAGACCACCGAGAAGCGGCTTTCGCGGGCCCACCCCTCGACCGAGGCGGCCACGGCCCGGGCCACCTCGACCGGCATGCGCTTGTCGGCGGCCCGGAACGGCAGATAGCAGTAGGCGCAGTCGAGATTGCAGAGCGTGGTGGGCTGCATGACGACGTAGGTCGGGACCGGCGCGATGCCTCGCATCCCGCTCCAGGCGTGCGCCACCGCTGTACCCCCGTCCCCGGCCGAAAAGCGTGAAGAACTCACGTCAGAGGCTAGGCTCTGTGGTCCAGCCGAGTAAACGAAAGATCCGCATGTGCCAGATATCGACACACGCGGATCATTTGGAACCAGTGCTCAGCCTCGGGTGTATTGCCCCATCATCTGCACTTCACCCGTGCCGTCGATGACCTCGCCGACCTGCCAGGCCTCGACGCCGCGGCCGGTCAGGTAGGCCATCGCGCGGTCGGCGTCGTCCGACGAGACGATCGCGAACATGCCGACGCCCATGTTGAAGGTGGCCTCCATCTCGTTGTCCTCGATCCGGCCCTTGGCCTGGATGAGGTCGAAGATGGGCTGCGGGCGCCAGGTCGAGCGGTCGACCACCGCGTCGGCGTTGGCGGGCAGGATGCGGTTGAGGTTGCCCGGGATGCCGCCGCCGGTCACGTGCGAGAAGGCGCGGACGTCGGTCTCCTCGATCAGGCCCAGGCAGTCCTTCGCGTAGATCTTGGTCGGCGTGAGCAGTTCCTCGCCCAGGGTGCGCTGGCTGCCGAAGTCGTCGACCACCGAGTCGAGGCGCATGCGGCCCGCGCCGAGCAGCACGTGCCGCACGAGCGAGTAGCCGTTGGAGTGCAGACCCGAGGAGCGCATGGCGATCACCGCGTCGCCCACCTCGACCCGCTCGCTGCTGAGGATCTCGCTCTCCTCGACGACACCGACGCCCGTGGCCGACACGTCGTACTCGTCGGGGCGCAGCACGCCGGGGTGCTCGGCGGTCTCGCCGCCCAGCAGGGCGCAGCCCGCGTAGCGGCAGCCGTCGGCGATGCCGGCGCCGATCTCGGCCACCTTGTCCGGCACGACCTCGCCGCAGGCGATGTAGTCGAGCAGGAAGAGCGGCTCGGCGCCACACGCGACCAGGTCGTCGACGACCATGGCGACCAGGTCGATGCCGATCGTGTCGTGGATGTCGAGCTGCTGGGCGATCACCAGCTTGGTGCCGACACCGTCGGTCGACGAGGCCAGGATCGGGCTCTTGTATTTCGCCGTGTTCAGCTTGAACAGGCCCGAGAAGCCGCCCAGGTCGCCCATGACCTCGGGGCGGGTGGTCCGCTTGACCTTCGACTTGAGCAGCTCGACGGCGCGGTCACCGGCCTCGATCGAGACGCCCGCGTCCGCGTACGTCGCCGTGCGCTTACGCATCCCGCGGCCGGCGCCGGCCGTCCAGGGCTGGCGGTCGGCGCCCTCAGCGCCGTTGGACCCGGCACCGTTGCGCTCGGACACGTGCGTCACGCTTCTCCCCTTAGAGGTGTTTCGTTCGTCAAAGTCACGCGCCGCCGCCCTGACCGGCCAGCTCGCGCACGTCGTACTCGGTTTCGAGCTCGGCCACCGCGGCGGTCGCGGCCTCGTCGGACGCCGACGGCATGGAGGCGCGCTTGCCGACCCCCTCGAGCAGGTGCTTGCCGATCAGGTTGCCGGCCGGCAGCTCGATCGGGTAGTGCCCGTCGAAGCACGCCATGCACAGGCGGGTCTTCGGCTGCTCGGTGGCCGACACCAGACCGTCCAGGGAAACATAACCCAAGGAGTCGGCCCCGATCGAGCGGCGGATGCCCTCGTTGTCGAGCCCGTTGGCCAGGAGCTCGGCCCGGGTGGCGAAGTCGATGCCGTAGAAGCAGGGCCACTTGACCGGCGGTGACGAGATGCGCACGTGCACCTCCAGCGCGCCGGCCTCGCGCAGCATGCGCACCAGGGCGCGCTGGGTGTTGCCGCGGACGATCGAGTCGTCCACCACGACCAGGCGCTTGCCCCGCACGACCTCGCGCAGCGGGTTGAGCTTGAGCCGGATGCCGAGCTGCCGGATCGTCTGCGACGGCTGGATGAAGGTGCGGCCCACGTACGCGTTCTTGGTCAGGCCGGCGCTGAAGGTGATGCCGGATTCCTCGGCATAACCGATCGCAGCCGGGGTGCCCGACTCGGGGACCGGGATGACCAGGTCGGCCTCGACGGGGTGCTCGCGGGCCAGCACGCGGCCGATCTCGACGCGGGCCGAATACATGTTGCGGCCGGCGATCGTCGTGTCGGGGCGGGCCAGGTAGACGTACTCGAAGAGGCAGCCCTTGGGCTCGGGCGCGGCGAACCGGGTGGACCGCAGGCCGTGCTCGTCGACCGCGAGCATCTCGCCCGGCTCGACCTCGCGCACGAAGCTCGCGCCGACGATGTCGAGGGCGGCGGTCTCGCTGGCGACCACCCAGCCCCGGTCCATGCGGCCGAGCACCAGCGGACGGACGCCCTGGGGGTCGCGGGCCGCGTAGAGGGTGCTCTCGTCCATGAAGACGAAGCTGAAGGCGCCCTTGAGGCCGGGCAGCACCTCGAGCGCGGCGGCCTCCACCGACAGGTCGGGCCGGCTGGCCAGCAGCGTGGTGACCAGCGCGGTGTCGGAGGTGGCGCTGTCGGCCTCCAGGCCCCGCTCGGCGACCTCACGGGCCAGCTCGGCGGTGTTGACCAGGTTGCCGTTGTGGGCCAGCGCGATCGTCGTGCCGGCAGTGGTGGCCCGGATCGTCGGCTGGGCGTTCTCCCAGTTCGAGCCGCCGGTGGTGGAGTAGCGCGTGTGGCCGATCGCGAGGTGGCCGCGCAGGCTGGCCAGGGTCGGCTCGTCGAAGACCTGCGACACGAGGCCGAGGTCCTTGTACACCACCACACCCGAACCGTCACTCACCGCAATACCGGCGGCCTCCTGGCCACGGTGCTGCAGAGCGAATAGCCCGAAGTAGGTGAGTTTGGCGACCTCTTCCTCGGGGGCCCAGACGCCGAAGACGCCGCAGGCATCCTGGGGGCCACGCTCCTGGGGGTCGAGATCGTCGGTCAACCGGCCGTCGCCTCGGGGCACTGTTGCTCCCTCATGCTGATCTGCTGTGAAACGTGCTGGACCGCTCCGACCGACCAGTGTACGCGAGCCGCCGCGCCCGGGCCGGGTTCAGTGACCGGTGCCGTACCTCCTACTACGCACCGTTCTCGCCGGTGAGCGGAAGGTATTCGGTCAGGTCGGTGCGAATGCCGCTCGCCCGCAGACGGCCGTCACCCAGCGCATCGGCCCAGGTCACACGCTCCGTGGCGACGAGCAGCCACGTGACGGGATCGGCTTCGACCACATTGGGCGGGGTGCCGCGGGTGTGTCTAGGACCAGGAACACACTGAATCGCACCGAAAGGCGGAATCCGGACCTCCACCGATCGGCCGGGCGCCTTGCGGGACAACTCGGCCAGCAGTGCTCGCACAGCGTCACGCAGCACTGATCTCTCGGGTTCGACGCCTCGGTCCAGCGCGTCCAACGCTTGCTTGACGGACTCGGATTTATTGTGCGCAGGGGACACGTCGGGACGATACGACTCGCTTCAGCGAGATTGGTACGCGGCCCTGGGTCGCGCGATGGACGTGTGACAAGGCATAGTGGCCGACGGTGTTTTAGTCGCGGGATGTAAGCGGCACCGAAGAGGAGCCGACAACCGTGCGACCGGAAGGCGGTGGAAGGTGAGAACGCACCTACGGACCCGGGCGGCCCAGGCCGGTGCGTTACTGGCGGTGGCCTTGGGCGGACTCTTCGTCGCGCCCGCGATGGCGCTCGCCAGCCCGCCGGACGTGCAGATCACCGACCTGCAGACCGAGGTCCGGTCCGGGGCCAGCGTCGAGATGAAGTTCCGCGTCGCCGACACCAATGAGAACGGTGGACGCACCGGGGTGAACATCGTCGTGAACGGCGGTGGCATGGACTGCGACGGCCAGGACTGCCGGCGCTTCACCCAGGTCGACGGCGGTGGACGTGACTTCTCCGTCCAGCTCACCGCGCCCAACGTCAACGCCGGGCAGAACCGGCAGGCCTCGGTGACCATCATCGCCACGATCAACGGCGAGACGAATCAGGCCAGCCAGCAGATCACGATCATCGGCCCGGATCGCCCCGAGGCCGTCCAGCAGATCTCCGGCCGCATCAAGGACCAGGACGGCAAGGCCGTCGCGGGTGCCCTCGTCGGCATGAAGGACAGCACCGGCCGCCAGTTCCAGACCACGTCGGACGGCTCCGGTCAGTATTCGTTCCGCTCCAGTGACAACAACCCGATCGCGCCCGGCACGATCTCCATCGGCGCCGGCAAGGACGGCTTCGAGAACGCCGGGGTGCAGCGGCAGGTCCAGGCCGGTCAGAGCGCAGTCATCGCGCTGACGCTGAAGTCGAAGGTCGTGGCGACCACGCCGCCCACTACCGCGCCCGCGGCGGCCACCAGCTCCGTGCCGACCAGCGACCCCAGCGTCGAGACGGCCCCCGCCGACACGGTGGCGACCACCGACCCCGCGGCCAACAACGCCGCCGGTGAGGATGAGGGCGGCTCGATGCTCTTCATCATCATCGGCATCCTGCTCGTCGCGGCCGGCATCGGCGCGATCGTGCTCGTGGTCCTGCGCCGCCGCAGCAACAACGATGGTGACGACGACGACCCGAGCGGTCTGGGCGGCGCCGGCGCCGTCGGTGTGCCACCGAGCCGGGGCGGTTTCAGCGACGCCACCCGGGTCGCGGCGCCGGTCGGTGGCGGCCGGGCCAACGACGCGACCATGATTGCCCCGCTGTCGGGCGCGCCGTCGATGGCCGACGCGCCGACGGTGCTGCAGCGCCCGGTGCCCGCCGAGGACGAGTTCCCCGACCCGTACGGCGCTCCGATGCCGCAGCCGGGCGGTTTCACCGGTGCCGCGGCCGGTGGGTGGGACCAGGGCAACAGCCAGCAGTACGGCGGGGGCACGCAGCAGTACGGCGGTGGCCGGCAACAGTACGGCGAGTCCACTCAGTACGGACGCCCGCAGGACGACGGCTACGCTCCGCAGGGCGGCAACCCGGGCGGCGGCTACGGCGCGTACAGCGAGGCCACCGGCATGTACCGCCCCGACGGCGGCGCCGACGACGGCGGCTACGGCGGCGGTTACGACCAGGGCCAGCAGTACGGCAACCAGCATTACGGCGGCGACCAGGGCGGCTACGACCAGGGCGGCGGCTACCAGTCCGGCGGCTACGGACAGGAGCAGGCCGACCAGGGCGGCTACGGACAGTGGGGCGCCCCCGGCGACGGCCTCGACAACAACGGTTACGGCCCGCAGGGCGGCCAGCAGTACGGTGGCGGCGGCCAGTACGGCGGGGGCACCCAGCAGTACGGCGGCGGCTACGACGACGGCCAGGGCTACCAGGGTGACCAGCGCGGTGGCTACGACGACGGTTACGACCAGCGCGGCGGCTACCAGGGTGGCTACGAGGACCAGCAGAATCAGCAGCAGTACGGCACCCAGCGCGGCGGTGGCACGTACGGTGGCCAGCAGCGTCAGGACACTCCCGGTCCTCGACGTGGCGGTCACGACTACTGAGCAGACATAAAAGAGCCGGCCAGCGGAAACGCTGGCCGGCTCTTTTGCTTGCCGGGGTCAGGCGGTGGGAGCGCCGGACTCCTCGTCACCGCGGCTCGCGGACGCCGTCGGGTCGGCCGCGTGCTCCGGGTCGCCGTGCCGGTTGGCCAGTTCGGCCACGCCACCGAACAGCGCCGGCAGGGTCGCCTCGTGGGCCGCGCGGGCCTCGTCGAGCGGCAGGGTGAACTGGTCGCGCACGTCGAGCACCGGCTCGGCCGAGGTGGCGCCGAGCGGAGTGCAGGGCACGCCGAACTCCGCCGCGAGGGCCACGAACGCCTTGTCGTGCCCGCGCGGCACCGCGACCAGCGCGCGGCCGGCCGACTCGCTGAACAGGTGCACGAACGCGGACTGCCCGTCCTCGGGCAGCGTCACCTGGGCCCCCACGTTGCGCCGCAGACAGCTCTCGACCAGGGCCTGCGCGAGGCCACCGTCGGAGAGGTCGTGCGCGGCGCCGACGTGACCGGCCTGGGAGGCGCGAGCCATCAGCATGGCCAGCCGGCGCTCGGCCTCGAGGTCGACCTTGGGCGGGCGGCCGCCGAGGTGGCCGTGGGTGACCCAGGCCCACTCGGAGCCGGAGAGCTCGCAGGAGGTCTCGCCGAGCAGGAAGATCAGGTCACCGTCACCGGTGGTGGCCGGGAAGCCCATCGGGATGCGCCGGGCAACGTCGTCGAAGACGCCCAGCACGCCGACCACCGGGGTGGGGTGAATCGCGGCGGCGCCGGTCTGGTTGTAGAAGCTGACGTTGCCGCCGGTGACCGGGGTGCCGAGCTGTTGGCAGCCGTCGGCCAGGCCGCGCACGGCCTCGGCGAACTGCCACATTACGGCCGGGTCCTCGGGGGAACCGAAGTTGAGGCAGTCGGTCACGGCGACCGGCTCAGCCCCGGTGACGCCCACGTTGCGATACGCCTCGGCCAGCGCGAGCTTGGCCCCCTCGTACGGGTCGAGGCGGGCGAACCGGCCGTTGCCGTCGACCGACAGGGCCACGCCCAGGCCGGTTTTCTCGTCGATGCGCAGCACACCCGAGTCTTCCGGCTGGGCCAGCACGGTGTTGCCGAGCACGTACCGGTCGTACTGCTCGGTCACCCACGACTTGTCGCACAGATTCGGCGAAGCGATCATGCGCAGCACCGTCTCGCGCAGCTCGTCGCCGGTCGACGGGCGGGGCAGCGTCTCGGCCTTGTCGGCCTGAAGCAGTATCAAGTCGGCCGGCTCGCGGATCGGCCGGGCGTAGACCGGGCCGTCGTCGGCGAGCGAGCCCGGGGGCACGTCCACCACGACGTGGTCGTTCCAGGTGATCACGAGGCGGCCCGGCGAACCGTCGTCACCGGCCGGGGTGACCTCACCGATCGCGGTGGCCCAGACGCCCCACTTCTCGGCGACCGAGAGCACCCGCTCCAGGTTGCCGGGCGTGACGATCAGGAGCATGCGCTCCTGCGACTCGCTGGCCAGGATCTCGGTGGGCGACATGGACGCCTCGCGCAGCGGCACCCGCTCCAGCCACACCCGCATGCCGGTGCCGGCCGCGGCCGCGGTCTCGGTGAGCGCGCAGGTCAGGCCGGCGCCGCCGAGGTCCTGAATGCCGGCGACGAGACCGGCGTCGTAGAGCTCGAGGCAGCTCTCGATCAGCAGCTTCTCCATGAACGGGTCGCCGACCTGCACCGACGGGCGGCGCTGCTCGGCCTCCTCGTCGAAGGTGGCCGAGGCCAGCACGGAGACGCCGCCGATGCCGTCGCGGCCGGTGCGCGCGCCGAGCAGCACGACGACGTTGCCGACGCCCGCGGCCTCCTTGTGCTGAAGACGCTCGACCGGCAGCACGCCGATGCTCAGCGCGTTGACCAGCGGGTTGCCCTGGTAGGTGGGGTCGAAGACGATCTCGCCGCCGATGTTGGGCAGGCCCAGGCAATTGCCGTAACCACCGATGCCGGCCACCACGCCGGGCAGCACCCGGGCGGTGTCGGGGTGGTCGGCCGCGCCGAAGCGCAGCGGGTCCATCACCGCGATCGGGCGGGCGCCCATGGCCAGGATGTCGCGCACGATGCCGCCGACGCCGGTGGCCGCGCCCTGGTAGGGCTCGACGAAGCTCGGGTGGTTGTGCGACTCGACCTTGAAGGTGACCGCCAGCTCGTCGGAGATCTGCACGACACCGGCGTTCTCCCCGATGCCGGCCAGCATGCGGGTGCCCTGGGGCGCCTTGTCACCGAACTGCCGCAGGTGCACCTTGCTCGACTTGTAGGAGCAGTGCTCGCTCCACATGATCGAATACATCGCCAGCTCGGAGGCGGTCGGGCGGCGACCGAGGATCTGGCGGATCCGGTCGTACTCGTCGTCCTTGAGGCCGAGCTCGGTGTGCGGCTGCAGCTCGTCGGGGGTGCCGACGGCGCGCTGCACGGTGTCGGGGCCGCCGTCGAACTCGTTGACCAGCACATCGGTCGCGGCGAAGCCCGTCTGCTTCGGCGCGACGGCCGTGTCCGGCTGCGTCGTCATTACTGATGTCCCCCTGCTTGTGCACCCGCGGGCGCCCCGGCCAGGGCCCGCAGGACGGACGTGAAGAAGCCGAGGCCGTC from the Paractinoplanes abujensis genome contains:
- a CDS encoding carboxypeptidase-like regulatory domain-containing protein translates to MRTHLRTRAAQAGALLAVALGGLFVAPAMALASPPDVQITDLQTEVRSGASVEMKFRVADTNENGGRTGVNIVVNGGGMDCDGQDCRRFTQVDGGGRDFSVQLTAPNVNAGQNRQASVTIIATINGETNQASQQITIIGPDRPEAVQQISGRIKDQDGKAVAGALVGMKDSTGRQFQTTSDGSGQYSFRSSDNNPIAPGTISIGAGKDGFENAGVQRQVQAGQSAVIALTLKSKVVATTPPTTAPAAATSSVPTSDPSVETAPADTVATTDPAANNAAGEDEGGSMLFIIIGILLVAAGIGAIVLVVLRRRSNNDGDDDDPSGLGGAGAVGVPPSRGGFSDATRVAAPVGGGRANDATMIAPLSGAPSMADAPTVLQRPVPAEDEFPDPYGAPMPQPGGFTGAAAGGWDQGNSQQYGGGTQQYGGGRQQYGESTQYGRPQDDGYAPQGGNPGGGYGAYSEATGMYRPDGGADDGGYGGGYDQGQQYGNQHYGGDQGGYDQGGGYQSGGYGQEQADQGGYGQWGAPGDGLDNNGYGPQGGQQYGGGGQYGGGTQQYGGGYDDGQGYQGDQRGGYDDGYDQRGGYQGGYEDQQNQQQYGTQRGGGTYGGQQRQDTPGPRRGGHDY
- the purM gene encoding phosphoribosylformylglycinamidine cyclo-ligase, which codes for MTHVSERNGAGSNGAEGADRQPWTAGAGRGMRKRTATYADAGVSIEAGDRAVELLKSKVKRTTRPEVMGDLGGFSGLFKLNTAKYKSPILASSTDGVGTKLVIAQQLDIHDTIGIDLVAMVVDDLVACGAEPLFLLDYIACGEVVPDKVAEIGAGIADGCRYAGCALLGGETAEHPGVLRPDEYDVSATGVGVVEESEILSSERVEVGDAVIAMRSSGLHSNGYSLVRHVLLGAGRMRLDSVVDDFGSQRTLGEELLTPTKIYAKDCLGLIEETDVRAFSHVTGGGIPGNLNRILPANADAVVDRSTWRPQPIFDLIQAKGRIEDNEMEATFNMGVGMFAIVSSDDADRAMAYLTGRGVEAWQVGEVIDGTGEVQMMGQYTRG
- a CDS encoding sterol carrier family protein, with translation MSPAHNKSESVKQALDALDRGVEPERSVLRDAVRALLAELSRKAPGRSVEVRIPPFGAIQCVPGPRHTRGTPPNVVEADPVTWLLVATERVTWADALGDGRLRASGIRTDLTEYLPLTGENGA
- a CDS encoding Leu/Phe/Val dehydrogenase gives rise to the protein MGVFDTDGTDASGHEQVVFCQDRQTGLKAIIGIYSTALGPALGGTRFYPYESEAAALADVLKLSRGMAYKNALAGLDLGGGKAVIWGDPARAKSEGLLRAYGRFVESLHGRYYTACDVGTYVPDMDVIARETRYATGRSVEHGGAGDSSILTAWGVFQGMRAAAEHTWGRPTLAGRTVGIAGLGKVGKYLAGHLIEDGAAVIATDVNEAALSWARTTYPQIELVADTQALITSDLDVYAPCALGGALDDDTVPVLRAKVVTGGANNQLAHPGIEKTLAERGILYTPDYLVNAGGVIQVADEIEGFNFERAKLRATGIFDTTRRILQMADSEGVAPAVAADRLAEQRMTEVGRLRTIYVS
- the amcA gene encoding multiple cyclophane-containing RiPP AmcA; this encodes MPEITSPRPSEDLGTDPVTARVHDTRDGLAALIEEAELARRARAESTAEEGSAVCAWNHFENIPTFYNWNNRPR
- the purL gene encoding phosphoribosylformylglycinamidine synthase subunit PurL yields the protein MTTQPDTAVAPKQTGFAATDVLVNEFDGGPDTVQRAVGTPDELQPHTELGLKDDEYDRIRQILGRRPTASELAMYSIMWSEHCSYKSSKVHLRQFGDKAPQGTRMLAGIGENAGVVQISDELAVTFKVESHNHPSFVEPYQGAATGVGGIVRDILAMGARPIAVMDPLRFGAADHPDTARVLPGVVAGIGGYGNCLGLPNIGGEIVFDPTYQGNPLVNALSIGVLPVERLQHKEAAGVGNVVVLLGARTGRDGIGGVSVLASATFDEEAEQRRPSVQVGDPFMEKLLIESCLELYDAGLVAGIQDLGGAGLTCALTETAAAAGTGMRVWLERVPLREASMSPTEILASESQERMLLIVTPGNLERVLSVAEKWGVWATAIGEVTPAGDDGSPGRLVITWNDHVVVDVPPGSLADDGPVYARPIREPADLILLQADKAETLPRPSTGDELRETVLRMIASPNLCDKSWVTEQYDRYVLGNTVLAQPEDSGVLRIDEKTGLGVALSVDGNGRFARLDPYEGAKLALAEAYRNVGVTGAEPVAVTDCLNFGSPEDPAVMWQFAEAVRGLADGCQQLGTPVTGGNVSFYNQTGAAAIHPTPVVGVLGVFDDVARRIPMGFPATTGDGDLIFLLGETSCELSGSEWAWVTHGHLGGRPPKVDLEAERRLAMLMARASQAGHVGAAHDLSDGGLAQALVESCLRRNVGAQVTLPEDGQSAFVHLFSESAGRALVAVPRGHDKAFVALAAEFGVPCTPLGATSAEPVLDVRDQFTLPLDEARAAHEATLPALFGGVAELANRHGDPEHAADPTASASRGDEESGAPTA
- the amcB gene encoding cyclophane-forming radical SAM peptide maturase AmcB; this encodes MRGIAPVPTYVVMQPTTLCNLDCAYCYLPFRAADKRMPVEVARAVAASVEGWARESRFSVVWHGGEPLAAGREHLAALLAPFGPGVEHHVQTNATLIDDAWCEFFRAHDMRVSVSVDGPEARNGDRVTRGGRPAYDRIVRGIEALRRHDIPFSALCVVSDPRPGAATELYDYFLGLGCDVLGINVEEQEGVNTRANSHAAADVRAFWAELVTAWRADPRIHLREIEWTLRYVAAVLDDTADALLPRQLDPIPTVAYDGSVVLLSPELAGFSNPRYGDFTSGNVLNRPLADILAGAAVTPWIGEFLRGVESCRATCPYFGFCGGAHAANRYFEHGRFDTTETDHCRNSKIRLLEGVLDHARDHEPSAV
- a CDS encoding DUF3073 domain-containing protein produces the protein MGRGRAKAKQTKVARELKYHSPNTDLTALQRELAGTRQSDRHFDDDNDEFVDDDEDDADDDQDSWSPTRR
- the purF gene encoding amidophosphoribosyltransferase, with product MPRGDGRLTDDLDPQERGPQDACGVFGVWAPEEEVAKLTYFGLFALQHRGQEAAGIAVSDGSGVVVYKDLGLVSQVFDEPTLASLRGHLAIGHTRYSTTGGSNWENAQPTIRATTAGTTIALAHNGNLVNTAELAREVAERGLEADSATSDTALVTTLLASRPDLSVEAAALEVLPGLKGAFSFVFMDESTLYAARDPQGVRPLVLGRMDRGWVVASETAALDIVGASFVREVEPGEMLAVDEHGLRSTRFAAPEPKGCLFEYVYLARPDTTIAGRNMYSARVEIGRVLAREHPVEADLVIPVPESGTPAAIGYAEESGITFSAGLTKNAYVGRTFIQPSQTIRQLGIRLKLNPLREVVRGKRLVVVDDSIVRGNTQRALVRMLREAGALEVHVRISSPPVKWPCFYGIDFATRAELLANGLDNEGIRRSIGADSLGYVSLDGLVSATEQPKTRLCMACFDGHYPIELPAGNLIGKHLLEGVGKRASMPSASDEAATAAVAELETEYDVRELAGQGGGA